One genomic window of Anthonomus grandis grandis chromosome 3, icAntGran1.3, whole genome shotgun sequence includes the following:
- the LOC126734318 gene encoding uncharacterized protein LOC126734318, with the protein MDLFTIWSSYRKQLVELNNLKIPRLTLCGNPIELQLHGFSDAAEPGLGACVYLCSKDSLGNFSSKLLCAKTRVSPLKELTIPRLELCAALLLAKLAKTVLASIPSTLDSKNYWSQIQSITNIDEWRYNRTADNPADLLTRGIPPLSLLNSTLWFHGPPWLTEDEWPNDIVDLSNIDTPELRNVTSFHVSIEKHTNIDLLTLIDKFSNLTKLVRTFAFVLRFKNILKLKSKSDFFNRELSTLEIENSSNTLVSLVQASTFSEEFKALKNNNKVSNKSKLLTLSPFFDHTLNLIRVGGRLQQSNYEYQKKHPIVLPPKHRLSLLIAHSEHIKLLHAGPQLTLASLRERFWPINGRNLIKKVYHDCLTCFRFVAKSTKYLMGNLPKTRITPSRPFSVSGVDYAGPFSLRDRKGRNFRTNKAYIALFVCFATKAIHLELVSDLTSECFLAALDRFMSRRANQGIQWNFIPPHASHFGGLWESSIKSVKYHLKRIVGSLSLTFEDFSTIITQIEACLNSRPLCPLSDNPNDPNPLTPAHFLIGEPLTTCPQVDLLGVAENRLSKYQHRQQMVQYFWSRWVKECIAELQIRTKWKQNYLQLLKLGVLVLIMEDGLLPLKWRTGRVVQIFPGGDGIVQTVLVRTSAGEYKRPVTKIAVLPIYDF; encoded by the exons ATGGATCTTTTCACAATCTGGTCATCTTACAGGAAACAACTTGTGGAAttgaataatcttaaaataccAAGACTAACTCTTTGCGGTAATCCTATTGAGCTGCAATTACATGGCTTCTCTGATGCTGCGGAGCCAGGTTTAGGTGCCTGCGTGTACCTTTGTTCAAAGGACTCGTTAGGCAATTTTTCGTCTAAACTACTTTGTGCAAAAACTAGAGTCTCTCCACTTAAAGAATTGACTATTCCTAGGCTCGAGCTTTGTGCAGCATTACTCTTAGCAAAACTAGCTAAAACTGTGTTAGCTTCAATACCCTCTACTTTGGACTCTAAGAACTACTGGT CTCAAATACAATCCATAACTAATATTGATGAATGGAGATATAATAGAACCGCAGACAATCCAGCTGATCTACTTACTAGAGGAATTCCACCTTTAAGCTTGTTAAATTCGACTTTATGGTTTCATGGACCTCCTTGGCTGACTGAAGATGAGTGGCCAAACGACATAGTAGATTTATCAAATATTGATACTCCTGAATTACGAAATGTCACTTCTTTTCATGTGTCCATCGAAAAACATACCAATATTGACTTACTTActttaattgacaaattttctaATCTAACTAAACTGGTTCGTACTTTTGCCTTTGTGCTACGCTTTAAAAACATCCTTAAATTAAAGTCTAAATCtgacttttttaatagagaGCTTTCAACTCTGGAAATTGAGAATTCTTCGAATACACTTGTCAGCTTGGTACAAGCTTCGACATTTTCTGAAGAATTTAAAGCACTGAAGAATAATAATAAGGTCTCTAATAAATCCAAACTCCTTACCTTGAGTCCCTTCTTTGACCACACTCTTAATCTTATTCGAGTTGGGGGTCGTTTGCAACAATCTAATTATGAATATCAAAAGAAACACCCTATAGTTTTACCCCCTAAACATAGACTTTCACTTTTGATCGCACATTCTGAACATATTAAGCTACTTCATGCTGGTCCACAACTTACATTGGCATCACTTCGTGAAAGGTTCTGGCCAATCAATGGCAGgaacttaattaaaaaggttTACCATGACTGTTTAACTTGTTTTCGCTTTGTTGCAAAATCGACAAAGTACCTTATGGGTAATTTACCCAAGACACGAATTACACCCTCTAGACCCTTTTCTGTGTCCGGTGTTGACTACGCAGGGCCCTTCTCCCTTAGGGATCGCAAAGGACGTAATTTTAGAACTAACAAGGCATACATAGCATTGTTTGTGTGTTTTGCTACCAAGGCTATTCACCTAGAGCTAGTAAGTGATCTTACTAGCGAATGTTTCTTAGCCGCTTTGGACAGATTCATGTCACGAAGAG CAAATCAAGGTATACAATGGAATTTTATACCGCCTCACGCTTCACACTTTGGTGGGCTTTGGGAGTCCAGCATTAAATCGGTAAAGTATCATCTTAAGCGTATAGTTGGTAGTTTATCATTAacttttgaagatttttctacAATAATTACTCAAATAGAAGCCTGTTTAAACTCCAGACCCTTATGTCCTCTTTCTGATAATCCGAATGATCCAAATCCTCTCACTCCTGCGCACTTTCTTATTGGTGAACCATTGACGACGTGCCCACAAGTTGATCTACTGGGAGTAGCAGAGAACAGACTATCAAAATACCAACATAGGCAACAAATGGTGCAATATTTTTGGTCTCGTTGGGTCAAGGAATGCATTGCAGAACTCCAGATACGTACGAAATGGAAGCAGAATTACCTGCAGCTCCTGAAACTAGGCGTTCTTGTGCTCATCATGGAGGATGGATTACTACCATTAAAATGGCGAACTGGCCGAGTGGTACAAATATTTCCTGGAGGAGATGGTATTGTCCAAACAGTATTAGTGAGGACTTCTGCTGGCGAGTATAAGCGTCCAGTTACGAAGATTGCTGTCCTGcctatttatgatttttaa